The DNA window cataatttttttttaacatgaccAAAGTTACAAGTTAATCTGGAAAGCTGAGTTTAACATCATTGCTTTGCAGCATGACATGAATTTTTTGAGATTCAAAATTCTGCAAGGTGGGGCTAAAGAGTAATAAACCCTTGCTTTAAAAGACAACCAACCCTTAAAAAGGCAGTGTCGCAAGGataaggaacaaaaaaaatagtagtagTCGAAGACAGTTGAGTAGAGTAATGGAGTGAGGTGTctggaaattttttaaaaggggGCACATGGCAAGGTAGCCGTTGAGCGGCACACAGGAGAACGCgacttttcaataaaaaaagatcagaCGGTCAGAATTTACTAGCcgttggttttaaaaatatatagaagagGGCACAGACACAAATCCGATATTTGCGTCTCAATTTCGCATACAGTTCAGTTTCGTCTTCTTGTTTCtatctctcttcttccttcttcctcCTTCCTTTGCATTTCTTCTCTAGAACCCACAAAGATTTTGAttagagggagagagggagagagatcgTGCTCCATTAATGAATGGGGTTCTTTTGATTAGTCTCTCTCTAAGATCAAGGCACGTACTTTAAGGGAAACAGGGTTGCATTGAATTTGAAGGTTTTTTGTTCCAAATCGAAGAAGAAGCTTAAAAGAATACTTTTGAATTCGAAGGtgaattgtttgattttatgatcTGGGTTTTGCGTTTTGATCTTAATTCTTGATTAggtctttctcttttcttttatttattttttctataaaaaatcatattttgtaCTTTTTATTAACTTTCTTTATAGCTATTTAGCTGTTCTAACAAAACCCCATTAATGGGGTTTTCTTTATTGGTAGAAAACAATGGCTGGATCCGATGAGAACTACCCGGGTGTGATCGGACCCGGAAATGTTCAAGGTAATAACAAAACCCCCAaaagttgtatttaatttttattatctgtttagtttaaaaaatgaaggctttttttaagtaattaatttttctcaattttgaaGGGGTTTTACGTGGCGGAGTAGGGAAGTTTCCGGTGGCGACAGGAACTAATCGCCGGGCGCTGAGCAACATTAATCGGAACATCATTGGAGGTCCACCGTACCCCTGTGCTGTCAACAAAAGAGGGTTATCGGAGTAAGTGTTCTTAAATCCTTACTAGTGTcttaatcttaatcttaatcTCTTGCTTGGTTCCtgagaaaatgaaggaaaagtaAAGAAAGTAGGCACTTGGTGGTGTggagttttctttctttatttttaattgattttcctGGGTCTTGAATGATGAAAAGTttgaatctttcttttttttgcttgtgTCTTGTCTTTGATTACTTCTGAAAATGTTTTGTCTGTTTTACAATTTAGAAGAGAAGGTATTTGTATTAAGAACCCACCAATTCCAGTGCATCGACCTATCACTAGGTCAGTAACTAATTGACCTTTTGTTTGATGTTGAAGGTGCTGTTTTTGATGTCAATGAATTGATCTTTTAACTGAATCTTTTTGGGTGTAATTCATGATGTTTGTTTAGGAAGTTCGCTGCCCAGCTTGCTAACAAGCAGCAGCAACAATATAAACCAGAGGTACCttttaaaagaattgaatttGCTGTTAATTTTTAGGGTGGATATACGGGGGTAAATTATGAGATGGGACTGAGAGTTGTTTATGTTaacaggaaataaaaaaaccagttCTGTCGGAACCAATTTCTAGTGAGCCAGAAGATTGTAACATCATAGATGTGGAGGACTACAAGAGCAGTAATGACTTTGCTGTGCCAATGTATGTGCAACATACAGAGGCAATGTTGGAGGAGATTGACCGGATGGTATTTGAAATATaactttttctaatttgtttgtGTTGCTGTTGTATCTCTGGTTAGGGTGCCATTGAATTCTTGGTTTCCTACAGGATGAAGTTGAAATGGAAGATGTTGAAGAAGAGCCGATCATGGACATAGACGGCTGTGACAAGAAGAATCCACTTGCTGTAGTTGAATACGTTGATGATTTATACAATTTCTACAAGAAAGCAGAGGTGTCTAACCATACCGGTTATGGTTTTTCGTTTGAAGTATTTGCCTTCTCATTTCACTTACCTAACTCTTTTACTGGAAAATTAATTGCAGATATCTGGCTTTGTCGCATCAAACTACATGGAACAGCAATTTGACATCAACGAGAGAATGAGAGGCATTCTCATTGATTGGTTGATTGAGGTTTGCAGATGCAGTTTTTATTActtaaataatgattaaaagATTAAAGTTAGTTGTCTGAACTGCTTACAAATTATGGAATTAACAGGTGCACTACAAGTTTGAATTGATGGAGGAGACCTTATACCTTACTGTCAATCTCATCGATAGATTTCTAGCAGTCCAGCCCGTAGCGAGAAAGAAACTCCAGCTCGTTGGAGTGACAGCCATGCTACTTGCATGCAAATATGAAGAAGTATCTGTTCCAGTTGTTGAGGATCTCATTCTGATTTCTGATAAAGCATACAGCAGAAAAGAAGTGCTTGACATggtatattaatatttgatcaGTCATTGTTTTTGTCATTGCCATTATGATCAGAATGTCGATGCATATGATATGAATTTTAATTCCTGCAGGAGAAGCTCATGGTGAACACCTTACAATTTAATCTATCTGTTCCCACTCCATATGTTTTTATGAGGAGATTCCTAAAGGCTTCACAATGCGACACGAAGGTTTGTAATGGTCTATTGCATGAATAATTTAACTGCACtcgttggttttttttagtgtgcGATACTGATTAAACcggttgttattttttcaagcaGCTTGAACTTCTGTCATTCTTCATTGTTGAGCTCTGCCTCGTTGAATATGACATGCTCAAGTTTCCACCTTCATTGTTAGCTGCTGCTGCAATATATACTGCTCAATGTACTCTTAGTGGAACAAAGCAATGGAGCAAGACTAATGAGTATTATACTAGCTACTCAGAAGAGCAGCTCAGGTGAGTGTCTCTTTTACCTGTTTCCATCTACATGTCAAGATCGACATTTGTTGACTCATCGTTTGTTTTTTCTGTCCTATTCGGGATACAGGGAATGTTCAAGGCTTATGGTTAATTTTCATAGGAATTCTGGAACAGGGAAGCTAACAGGCGTACATCGGAAGTATAGCACCTCTAAATTTGGTTATGCTGTGAAGAACGAGCCTGCTAACTTTTTACTGGAAGCTCAATTTTAGCAGGACTGACAAGCATAAGATGATTTGACATGAAAAGACTAACCTTATTCAAGTAAAATTTGGGGGTTGGGGGGTTATAACAGAGCAACTGAAGTTGCCCCTGGACGAGGATCAGGCTTAGAGTTCTTTGAACTTTtgatattctttcttttatgctaTTTGAACATAACAGGGATGTTTTCATTCTCCTTTCTCAAGagtaaaataatgttttcaagGCTTGATTTTCTATGTATGTTTCTTCTTGAATCATACGCATTTGAAATTAGCGATTGAAGATGGGCACTACTGTTTTTTATAGAATGGTTTGAGATTTTGCTTGTCTCAGGCTGTTTTTTATTGAAGATGGGCTAAGTTAGAATATTTGGTTATgtgttgctgttgctgctgttATTTATGCCATCATCATCACAAGCCAGAGAGTTGCGTCTTCACAGCAAAGTAGCAATAATGAAGTTGTGGGGTTATCGAGAatgaattcaattaattatatagATTGAACATGAACATGAACAATCCCTGTATTGAACATGAACAATCCCTGTATTGCTTGAAGGCAGCACATTTCTTAAACTTAAAGCTCGGcagcactttttttttaatccacgtgaaatataaaattgtgtgttgattagtgtttttagataaaaaatatatatatgtgtgtatgtatgtatgtatgtatgtatgtatatgtatgtatgtatgtataaaatgaataaaaatatatttgattggagaaaataaaaatatataaaataaatttatttctagaatattttttacatattatattttttattttaaaataaaatatataataacttGTATGTCTTCTCTATTCATGGATTAACAAAAATGTGCAAAAGCTTTATTTGTCTCTATCATTTTAtgagtctcttttttttttgtgtatggTATCGCCACTCTCTCTagtaatatttatcaattcaaaacttaatgaataaaaatatatttaattggagaaaataaaaatatataaaataaatttgtttctagaatattttttaaatattatatttttttattttaaaataaaaaatataataacttgTATGTCTTCTCTATTCATGGATTAACAAAAATGTGCAAAAGCTTTATTTGTCTCTATCATTTTAtgagtctcttttttttttgtgtatggTATCGCCACTCTCTCTagtaatatttatcaattcaaaacttaatgaataaaaatatatttaattggagaaaataaaaatatataaaataaatttgtttctagaatattttttaaatattatatttttttattttaaaataaaaaatataataacttgTATGTCTTCTCTATTCATGGATTAACAAAAATGTGCAAAAGCTTTATTTGTCTCTATCATTTTAtgagtctctttttttttttttgtatggcaTCGCCACTCTCTCTAGTAATATCCACcaattcaaaacttaatttgaaaatCATATTTCGACCCAGATGTTTTCGGGATACAAATGACAAATGTTTTTCCTTGTATGGATCCTATTTCAATGGAAACTTGATGAGTCAATCCGCTTGCACGTCTTGCTTTTATTACTATATCGGAAGTTGTTACTCCATGTATTGCTTGGTGTAAAACAAATAGTGAATTTGTTTATgtcttttgttgaatttttttcatggcTCGATAGAGAATTTGatatgccaatgatttttttctatgtttcaGAATACGGTTAACCAACATATTAACTAATCGATTACGATAATTTGAATCgaattttgtagtttttttttctgcgGTACCTCAACGTGACATAAGTGTGCAAGGGATTGTCAACAatcaattttccttttataagggctaataaaatcatttattttggcTTTTTTACCCTATATTGTAGGGCGGATCTCGAAAGAAATGATACACCTCCCTCCAAGATATACGACTTTCATTGAATACATCTTTCTATAAAATTCTATATGTATATGAGATTGAGTATGTAATTTTGTTCACTCACTTTAAATTAAGTATTCATTTCCCTCCTTTTCCTGCTAGGATTGtaaatcttgtatttttcatATCCATGCAATTGAGTCATTGGGTTCCTGAAATAGTGTAAAAAGAAGTGTTTCAAATCATTGCTATTTGACTCAGACCTTCTCTAAAAAAAGTCAAGGcattttgaattgtttattgACACAGATAAAGTCAAGAAAAACCTATGAAATTATTCCAATATTGGGCATTGGACATATAATAGTTCCAAATCGAATCTCTTTAAAAAGAAGATCTTTTGTTTCATTGTAGCTTGTTTCAGTTCCTTTACAAAAATTTTGTTATTGGGTTAGCCATACACTTTACATGTTTCTAGCAATTCACATGGCATCATCAAATGAAACAAGTCTTGGATAAGAATTTATAACGCATTAGGACGCCCTTATTGACGATCCTTTACTCTGGCAACATCTAGAATTCCTCGAACAATGTGATATCTCACACTGGGTAAATCCTTCCTCCTCCTACTAAGACTACAAGATGTTCTTGCGAATTATGGCCAACACAAGGTATATAAGTAGTGGTTTCAAATGCAGAGGTTAATCATACTCTAACAACTTTATGTAAGGCAAAGTTTGGTTTTCTAGGGGTGATAATGAAAAACTTGATAGATAAGTCACCTTTACTACCACTTTATAGAACCGTACATGATATTTTCACCTCATATGGCTTCTCCTTCAATTCTTTCAAAGTCATTAGACTCTTTTCATCAATCTAGAAGCTCTTTCCTCCATCCACTTCATCCTAAAAAGTAACTAGAACAAATTCAGTCACGTCTTCATGTTCCAATtaaacacttttctttttttattattctcaaaataaaagattcttctttttatcaaaCATATACAGTTTCCAATCACGATCttataataagaataagaacAAGAGATCTTTTCGATCAATCCTTTTGCCCCTCATTCTTCGAGAATcagaaagatttttttcaagtttgaattTGTTCATTTGGAATATGgactcttttttgtttgtttatttatatttattatttattattttccctctctttttttattcctttttgtCATTCCTTAAGTCTCATAGGTTTGATCTTGTAGAATCTGACTCACTTTCTCATTGAGTGATGGATATGAAATAAatcagattgattttttttttataaaatactatgtgaaatctttgttttttcctctttttctaCCCCTTACAACGTTTGAATCAATAGagaaccttttcttctttatctgtataaatcaatattattacaTTCTAATTCTTTCCCGACACCTCCTAAGGAACATCCTAAATTGGATCCCAAATTGACGAATTAATGTGAGTTTATCCATGCAGTTATGCACTCTTCGAATAGGAATCCATTTTTCTGAAAGATTCCGGCATTTGTGCTTTGGTGGGTCTCCGAGATCCTTTCAATGActtacatttttaattaagaatctgattgaataaatctaaaattaaggACTGAGATTGAGAGAGGAGATTTTAAACCTAATTTGAATCTAAAGTgccaaaacaacatcgtttcatttaaatgaaatgacacattttatgtaaaataatgtcattttgataattaattaattaataataataaaaaagaaaacattgccGACTTAGGAGGTATTGTGGATTGTCTTCAACCTCTTATAAGATAAACACACACCACCCTTACCCTCTGCAACAGTACTACCTCCCAGCACGATTCTCGTCGAGTGGTTCCCCATGTAGCCGCTCCAACACCGATCCAAAACCACTGACTCAACTAGCTTTTGATAGCCTGGTTTAAGAGTACTAGTTGGTTTTGGCTTGGCATCAAGGGTTGTGGTTAATCCCAAAAAGCTTAATGGTTGAGACTTGGCTCCAAATGAGAGCCAAGTCACCTCCCCCATGCCCTATAAATAGGGACGCTCCAtgtcgataaaaaaaaaaaaagagaagataaggGGAAAAAAGGGAAGAGactcgaaagaaaaaaaaaaaaggaccaaaaaatgACCTCCCTACACCAGTTTGAATTTGTTGAAGACACTAGAATATTTCTCTcgttttctttaaaaagaaactatCCTCCATTCCCGACACCAACAACAACTCCTCTACATCTCAACTAtttgtttcatcttttttctcagCCATGCCAGCCTCCACCTCAAGTCACCAGGCACACTACTAGTAGCACTTCTCCTTTAGCTAGGCAAGTCCTCTCCTTTCTCTTCCTTCATTtgtatcttttcttcttctgttaaaacattgcaaaatataaattaattcatgttCTGCAAGCTTTGCATAGCTTGGTCATTAAGTTGGGTTAGTGACCAAGTTATACGAGATGGACCCTTAGCCCGACccatccttataaaaaaataattgggcCTTCAGCCGACCCAATCAACTAGGCTAAGATTGGGCCTCAAGCCCAATTAGTCCAGCCCTTTGGGCTAAtggtgtgtttgacaaacacacccttatgcttttctcttagttttttaacttgtttttattttaatatctagtCAAATAAGCCCTTTAAAAAAACTcagaaaattctgaaaaaattcagggatcattttgaaattatttatgggtctctcatatatttttttttagc is part of the Populus trichocarpa isolate Nisqually-1 chromosome 2, P.trichocarpa_v4.1, whole genome shotgun sequence genome and encodes:
- the LOC7474574 gene encoding cyclin-B2-4 isoform X2; protein product: MAGSDENYPGVIGPGNVQGVLRGGVGKFPVATGTNRRALSNINRNIIGGPPYPCAVNKRGLSEREGICIKNPPIPVHRPITRKFAAQLANKQQQQYKPEEIKKPVLSEPISSEPEDCNIIDVEDYKSSNDFAVPMYVQHTEAMLEEIDRMDEVEMEDVEEEPIMDIDGCDKKNPLAVVEYVDDLYNFYKKAEISGFVASNYMEQQFDINERMRGILIDWLIEVHYKFELMEETLYLTVNLIDRFLAVQPVARKKLQLVGVTAMLLACKYEEVSVPVVEDLILISDKAYSRKEVLDMEKLMVNTLQFNLSVPTPYVFMRRFLKASQCDTKLELLSFFIVELCLVEYDMLKFPPSLLAAAAIYTAQCTLSGTKQWSKTNEYYTSYSEEQLRECSRLMVNFHRNSGTGKLTGVHRKYSTSKFGYAVKNEPANFLLEAQF
- the LOC7474574 gene encoding G2/mitotic-specific cyclin-2 isoform X4, whose product is MAGSDENYPGVIGPGNVQGVLRGGVGKFPVATGTNRRALSNINRNIIGGPPYPCAVNKRGLSEKFAAQLANKQQQQYKPEEIKKPVLSEPISSEPEDCNIIDVEDYKSSNDFAVPMYVQHTEAMLEEIDRMDEVEMEDVEEEPIMDIDGCDKKNPLAVVEYVDDLYNFYKKAEISGFVASNYMEQQFDINERMRGILIDWLIEVHYKFELMEETLYLTVNLIDRFLAVQPVARKKLQLVGVTAMLLACKYEEVSVPVVEDLILISDKAYSRKEVLDMEKLMVNTLQFNLSVPTPYVFMRRFLKASQCDTKQLELLSFFIVELCLVEYDMLKFPPSLLAAAAIYTAQCTLSGTKQWSKTNEYYTSYSEEQLRECSRLMVNFHRNSGTGKLTGVHRKYSTSKFGYAVKNEPANFLLEAQF
- the LOC7474574 gene encoding cyclin-B2-4 isoform X3, yielding MAGSDENYPGVIGPGNVQGVLRGGVGKFPVATGTNRRALSNINRNIIGGPPYPCAVNKRGLSEEGICIKNPPIPVHRPITRKFAAQLANKQQQQYKPEEIKKPVLSEPISSEPEDCNIIDVEDYKSSNDFAVPMYVQHTEAMLEEIDRMDEVEMEDVEEEPIMDIDGCDKKNPLAVVEYVDDLYNFYKKAEISGFVASNYMEQQFDINERMRGILIDWLIEVHYKFELMEETLYLTVNLIDRFLAVQPVARKKLQLVGVTAMLLACKYEEVSVPVVEDLILISDKAYSRKEVLDMEKLMVNTLQFNLSVPTPYVFMRRFLKASQCDTKQLELLSFFIVELCLVEYDMLKFPPSLLAAAAIYTAQCTLSGTKQWSKTNEYYTSYSEEQLRECSRLMVNFHRNSGTGKLTGVHRKYSTSKFGYAVKNEPANFLLEAQF
- the LOC7474574 gene encoding cyclin-B2-4 isoform X1 produces the protein MAGSDENYPGVIGPGNVQGVLRGGVGKFPVATGTNRRALSNINRNIIGGPPYPCAVNKRGLSEREGICIKNPPIPVHRPITRKFAAQLANKQQQQYKPEEIKKPVLSEPISSEPEDCNIIDVEDYKSSNDFAVPMYVQHTEAMLEEIDRMDEVEMEDVEEEPIMDIDGCDKKNPLAVVEYVDDLYNFYKKAEISGFVASNYMEQQFDINERMRGILIDWLIEVHYKFELMEETLYLTVNLIDRFLAVQPVARKKLQLVGVTAMLLACKYEEVSVPVVEDLILISDKAYSRKEVLDMEKLMVNTLQFNLSVPTPYVFMRRFLKASQCDTKQLELLSFFIVELCLVEYDMLKFPPSLLAAAAIYTAQCTLSGTKQWSKTNEYYTSYSEEQLRECSRLMVNFHRNSGTGKLTGVHRKYSTSKFGYAVKNEPANFLLEAQF